A genomic window from Thalassoroseus pseudoceratinae includes:
- a CDS encoding MazG nucleotide pyrophosphohydrolase domain-containing protein, protein MTDSMTLRDLQNLIETMYSAKDVQRGTAGTFMWLMEEIGELAAALREGTPEELAAEFADVLAWLATIANVADIDLTQAVHDKYGGGCPGCQAMVCVCNVKP, encoded by the coding sequence ATGACCGATTCGATGACGTTACGCGATTTGCAGAATCTCATCGAGACGATGTATTCCGCGAAGGATGTTCAGCGGGGGACCGCGGGAACATTCATGTGGTTGATGGAAGAAATTGGTGAACTCGCCGCAGCATTGCGAGAGGGCACGCCCGAGGAACTCGCCGCCGAGTTCGCGGACGTGCTCGCGTGGCTGGCCACCATCGCCAACGTAGCCGACATCGACCTAACCCAAGCCGTTCATGACAAATACGGTGGCGGTTGTCCGGGTTGCCAGGCGATGGTCTGCGTGTGCAACGTCAAACCTTAG